Proteins encoded in a region of the Cydia pomonella isolate Wapato2018A chromosome 3, ilCydPomo1, whole genome shotgun sequence genome:
- the LOC133516235 gene encoding ATP-sensitive inward rectifier potassium channel 11-like produces the protein MEKDQLIKDVEFNQISQLYEECLTYLQSNIKHGPSDIKELNLDLEEHISNEDDDGIIYETIQDNKILNGFIESSKPEFIVENELNNEKSESVNSVRSEIKSERLRKLSQTLPRIIITQSNASLNVNKNKKVVYEFQKPKVPSIAKKQPIVQNNFVKNPPPLRNRSAYGDFPKRLVSKGGGENVALISNVPFEKIRLLNDTFHTLINLRWRWIVIGTVVVHFTMWAVFALFWYITALAHYDFEPDPPNRPCITGGKDFITIFLASVEAQTTIGFGDRAIDEECPESIFLFIIQLILGTGLSGVLTCVVYAKLTRPEKLSRDGVGFSKKAVISIRDGRLCLMMRAWDLNYDHIISSEFTAHFINTYRTKEGEIIRYYARSLTLKHRQFLLWPVTLVHEIDEDSPLYRYTPDDIRNISFEITVGLKGASASLGTFTQSQTSYMPREVIWGHRFPSVVKYNIRKQKYAIDHTKLDTIEPVETPLCSACEFYKTMKSKSPPPSPRTPGTPGTPGSFSDQLSGFQLSRSSSFRKKKLTDHKSMPNFLKA, from the exons ATGGAAAAAGACCAACTAATAAAAGATGTTGAATTTAACCAAATAAGTCAATTGTATGAAGAATGTTTGACTTATTTACAATCGAACATTAAGCACGGTCCCAGTGACATTAAAGAACTCAATTTGGATCTCGAAGAACATATATCGAATGAGGATGACGATGGTATAATATACGAAACTATAcaagataataaaatacttaatggGTTTATAGAATCGTCTAAGCCTGAGTTCATAGTTGAAAATGAATTAAACAATGAAAAATCGGAGAGTGTCAACTCAGTAAGATCAGAAATTAAGTCGGAGCGACTCAGAAAGCTCTCACAAACTTTACCAAGAATAATAATTACTCAGAGCAATGCAAGTTTAAATGTCAATAAGAACAAGAAAGTGGTTTATGAATTTCAGAAGCCCAAAGTACCTAGTATTGCTAAGAAACAACCAATAGTGCAAAACAA TTTCGTCAAAAATCCACCGCCACTCCGTAACCGTTCAGCTTACGGTGACTTCCCCAAGAGATTAGTATCTAAAGGTGGAGGCGAGAACGTGGCCCTCATCTCTAATGTCCCGTTTGAGAAGATTCGACTATTGAATGACACATTTCATACTCTG ATCAATCTTCGTTGGCGTTGGATTGTAATCGGTACGGTGGTTGTCCACTTCACCATGTGGGCGGTGTTCGCCCTGTTCTGGTACATCACGGCGCTGGCACATTACGACTTCGAACCAGACCCTCCTAACAGGCCCTGTATCACGGGGGGAAAGGACTTTATCACAATCTTCTTGGCTTCTGTTGAGGCTCAG ACAACAATCGGTTTTGGAGATCGTGCCATAGATGAAGAATGTCCAGAATCCATATTCCTGTTTATAATTCAG TTAATCCTAGGTACCGGTCTGTCTGGAGTTCTAACTTGCGTCGTCTACGCCAAACTCACACGGCCAGAGAAGCTCTCCAGAGATGGCGTTGGCTTCAGCAAAAAAGCTGTG ATCAGCATCCGCGATGGGCGCCTCTGTCTGATGATGCGAGCTTGGGATCTCAACTACGACCACATCATCAGCTCCGAGTTTACCGCCCACTTTATCAACACATACAG aaCAAAAGAAGGGGAGATAATCCGATACTACGCGCGCAGTTTGACCCTGAAGCATCGGCAGTTCCTGCTGTGGCCGGTGACGCTCGTGCACGAGATCGATGAGGACAGTCCTCTTTACCGATACACGCCGGACGACATTAGAAACATTAG TTTTGAAATAACGGTTGGGCTGAAAGGGGCGTCCGCTTCCTTGGGCACTTTTACACAGAGCCAGACTTCTTACATGCCCAGAGAGGTTATTTGGGGACATCGGTTTCCTTCTGTTGTCAA atacaacaTTCGCAAGCAGAAATACGCGATAGACCACACAAAGCTGGACACCATCGAGCCGGTAGAAACACCGCTTTGCAGCGCTTGTGAGTTTTACAA AACAATGAAGTCTAAGTCACCACCCCCCTCGCCCCGCACCCCCGGCACGCCCGGCACCCCCGGCAGCTTCAGCGACCAGCTTTCGGGATTTCAACTCTCTCGCTCCTCTTCATTCCGCAAGAAGAAACTTACCGATCACAAATCAATGCCTAATTTTCTAAAGGCTTGA